One Nitrosopumilus sp. genomic region harbors:
- a CDS encoding 50S ribosomal protein L32e, with translation MPINKDKIAKRQEVKEHNPDFIRPESWRYVRLQTNWRKPKGIDNHQRKQKSRGRPGLVKVGYGGPKEARGLHPSGYTDNLVFNLNDLEKLDPKKDGVRFGHGVGTRKRKEIVAKAVEEKFKIFNARVSAIGSKS, from the coding sequence ATGCCGATCAACAAAGACAAGATTGCAAAGAGACAAGAAGTAAAAGAACACAATCCAGATTTCATCAGACCAGAAAGCTGGCGTTATGTCAGACTGCAAACAAATTGGAGAAAACCAAAAGGTATCGACAATCACCAAAGAAAGCAAAAAAGTAGAGGTCGCCCAGGACTTGTCAAAGTAGGTTATGGCGGACCAAAAGAAGCAAGAGGGTTACATCCTTCAGGATATACAGATAATTTAGTTTTCAACTTAAATGATTTAGAAAAATTAGATCCTAAAAAAGACGGAGTCAGATTTGGACATGGCGTTGGAACCAGAAAACGAAAAGAAATTGTTGCCAAAGCTGTTGAAGAAAAATTCAAAATATTTAATGCTAGAGTGAGTGCAATTGGTAGTAAATCTTAA
- a CDS encoding 50S ribosomal protein L19e, protein MVVNLKAKKRLASRVTGVGIHRIRFDTDHLDDIADAITRENIRSLITANTIKIKSFTGTSRGRAQTKKDQKGKRGTKQGSKQGRKGARVGKKEVYVAKVRSLRRLLKIAKDRKDLTNPEFWALYKKVGGNTVRNKAHLRTLMDEIKEKRKD, encoded by the coding sequence TTGGTAGTAAATCTTAAAGCTAAAAAAAGACTAGCATCCAGAGTTACTGGAGTAGGAATTCACAGGATTAGATTTGATACTGATCATTTAGATGACATTGCAGATGCAATTACAAGAGAAAATATTCGTAGTCTAATTACTGCAAATACAATCAAGATAAAATCATTTACAGGAACATCCAGAGGAAGAGCCCAAACTAAAAAAGATCAAAAAGGAAAAAGAGGAACAAAACAAGGCTCAAAACAAGGAAGAAAAGGAGCCAGAGTAGGTAAAAAAGAAGTATACGTTGCCAAAGTCCGTTCACTTAGAAGATTATTGAAGATTGCAAAAGACAGAAAAGATTTGACTAATCCAGAATTTTGGGCACTCTATAAAAAAGTTGGAGGAAATACTGTCAGAAATAAAGCACATCTTAGAACTTTGATGGATGAAATCAAAGAAAAGAGAAAAGATTAG
- a CDS encoding protein translocase SEC61 complex subunit gamma, producing the protein MNPRQTLKNMVNTMKMAKKPDKDEYQQHLRLVLLGIAGVGAIGFTIQFVFSVITFGR; encoded by the coding sequence ATGAATCCAAGGCAAACTTTGAAAAATATGGTAAATACCATGAAAATGGCCAAGAAACCAGATAAAGATGAGTATCAGCAACATCTTAGATTGGTATTGTTGGGAATTGCAGGTGTTGGAGCTATAGGGTTTACTATTCAGTTTGTCTTTTCGGTAATTACATTTGGTAGGTAA
- a CDS encoding 50S ribosomal protein L1 — protein sequence MITEAQLAKMINEAKSATKQRKFKQSIELIMNFKDIDVKKGFALNEVVQLPKTDSPARVCVMATGDMGQKAKQANADAVVGTAELDKFATNKRESRKFINKYDFFLADTQVMPVVGKTLGQLLGPRGKMPTPVPFNAPIEAFLQRFRSSIKVRTRASLSMSCKIGDESMSDSDLAVNAHAVINAVEKKLPNGEKNMRRIMIKTTMGKPIKQVQEVKKKFA from the coding sequence ATGATTACAGAGGCTCAGCTGGCTAAAATGATCAATGAGGCCAAGTCTGCTACAAAACAGAGGAAGTTCAAACAATCTATTGAATTAATTATGAATTTCAAAGATATTGATGTGAAGAAAGGATTTGCGCTAAACGAAGTAGTTCAGTTGCCAAAAACAGATTCACCAGCAAGAGTATGTGTTATGGCAACAGGAGATATGGGTCAAAAGGCAAAACAGGCAAATGCAGATGCGGTGGTAGGAACTGCAGAATTAGATAAATTTGCAACAAACAAAAGAGAATCAAGAAAATTCATTAACAAATATGATTTCTTTTTGGCAGATACTCAAGTAATGCCAGTGGTTGGAAAAACTTTAGGTCAGCTATTAGGTCCTAGAGGAAAAATGCCAACACCAGTTCCATTTAATGCACCAATTGAGGCATTCTTACAAAGATTCAGATCATCAATTAAAGTTAGAACAAGAGCATCTCTATCAATGTCATGTAAAATTGGAGATGAGTCTATGAGTGATTCAGATTTAGCAGTAAATGCACATGCAGTAATTAATGCAGTTGAGAAAAAACTGCCAAACGGAGAGAAGAATATGAGAAGAATTATGATTAAAACAACTATGGGCAAGCCAATTAAACAAGTACAAGAGGTTAAGAAGAAATTTGCATGA
- a CDS encoding D-aminoacyl-tRNA deacylase: MELLVAYQDDPAGNNMAKFLSKNMKKEGDIFRGSNYDLIIIPTPAISADWLEEKYDYDGFVFLSKHAAESGVLALTCHSTGNFSEAKFGGNDRQVAIPHPNLQKAYLQELFKNQSKFSEFQITIEATHHGPTGLTKPTIFIEIGTTEKQWNDVSLCNSVASIVHKTMISKIPENPVALCFGGTHYPTKFTNELLEGKYALGTVIPKHALDELDESLFSHIISQNNMAKFALLDWAGLGSNKQKVLDFLNSTKLEVIKL, from the coding sequence ATGGAACTGCTAGTTGCATATCAGGATGACCCTGCTGGAAACAATATGGCAAAATTTCTTTCAAAAAATATGAAGAAAGAAGGTGATATTTTTCGTGGTTCAAACTATGATTTGATAATTATTCCAACACCTGCAATTTCGGCAGATTGGTTAGAGGAAAAATATGATTATGATGGTTTTGTTTTTCTCTCAAAACATGCAGCTGAATCTGGTGTTTTAGCTCTGACATGTCATAGTACAGGAAATTTTTCTGAGGCAAAATTTGGTGGAAATGATAGACAAGTTGCAATTCCACACCCAAATCTTCAAAAAGCATATCTTCAAGAATTATTTAAAAATCAATCAAAATTTTCAGAATTTCAGATCACGATAGAGGCAACTCATCATGGTCCTACTGGATTAACTAAACCAACAATATTCATTGAGATTGGAACTACTGAAAAACAATGGAATGATGTTTCCTTGTGTAATTCCGTTGCATCCATAGTTCATAAAACTATGATCTCAAAAATTCCAGAGAATCCTGTGGCACTTTGTTTTGGCGGAACACACTATCCTACCAAATTTACAAATGAGTTACTTGAAGGAAAATATGCTCTAGGTACAGTTATTCCAAAACATGCATTAGATGAACTTGATGAATCATTATTTTCTCATATTATTTCTCAAAATAATATGGCAAAATTTGCATTACTTGATTGGGCTGGATTAGGATCAAACAAACAAAAAGTTTTAGATTTTCTAAATTCAACAAAGCTTGAGGTAATCAAACTTTGA
- a CDS encoding Lrp/AsnC family transcriptional regulator translates to MKLLFELTKDGSISVPVLSKKLGINASVLYSRIKRLMKKKLIKKFTIEIDDSLLGIGVKANVGINRDPKFKDAIHKKFLETPEIVSISEVTGRFDIMIQVYAQNLEALHSVVIEKIGKIDGIQNTETFVELQKTDKDPVYLIQ, encoded by the coding sequence ATGAAATTACTATTCGAATTAACTAAAGATGGCTCAATTTCTGTTCCAGTACTATCTAAAAAACTTGGAATTAATGCATCTGTCCTTTACAGTAGGATTAAGAGATTGATGAAGAAAAAACTAATCAAAAAATTTACCATCGAGATTGATGACTCTCTTCTTGGAATTGGAGTAAAAGCTAATGTGGGTATAAATCGAGATCCAAAGTTTAAGGACGCTATTCACAAGAAATTCTTGGAAACTCCTGAAATTGTTTCAATTTCAGAGGTTACAGGTAGATTTGATATAATGATTCAAGTATATGCTCAGAATCTAGAAGCACTTCATTCTGTAGTAATTGAAAAGATAGGTAAGATTGATGGAATTCAGAATACTGAAACTTTTGTTGAATTACAAAAAACCGATAAAGATCCTGTTTACTTAATTCAATAA
- the pckA gene encoding phosphoenolpyruvate carboxykinase (ATP) translates to MKSFGINPSKVHRNLSVEEMVRLAVERKEGVVNSTGSLSVNTGKYTGRSPDDRFIVYDDKTHDTVDWGKINHQFPSGKFEKILEKMKQFVDNKELFVFDGFVGADPDNQLAIRVINDRVWQNLFARNLFIRPTASELENHEPEFTILCINDFVAVPEEDGTKSDIFILIDLTRKIVLIGGTEYAGEMKKSMFGVMNFILPDRGIFPMHCSANIGEKGDTALFFGLSGTGKTTLSADPHRKLIGDDEHGWSDNGTFNFEGGCYAKCIDLSKEAEPEIWNAIKPGAVLENVVLKDNVPDFDDNSLTENTRVAYPLDFIPGAVIPSVGGNPKVIVFLTADALGVLPPVSRLTKEGAMYHFMSGYTSKLAGTERGIKEPKSVFSECFGAPFMPRPASVYAKLLGEKINQHNTVVYLINTGWSGGPYGVGKRIKIKYSRAMVTAALTGALDIVKYRHDDLFNLDIPTEVDGVPSEILDPKNTWIDKDSYDLSAKKLAQMFIENFAKFENVSPEIINAGPKISK, encoded by the coding sequence ATCAAATCTTTTGGAATCAACCCCTCCAAAGTTCATCGAAATCTCAGTGTAGAAGAAATGGTACGTCTTGCAGTTGAACGAAAAGAGGGTGTTGTAAATTCGACAGGTTCTCTATCTGTCAATACTGGAAAATACACTGGTCGTTCACCCGATGATCGTTTCATTGTATATGATGATAAAACTCACGATACTGTAGATTGGGGTAAAATTAACCATCAATTCCCTAGTGGCAAATTTGAAAAAATTTTAGAAAAGATGAAACAATTCGTTGATAACAAGGAACTCTTTGTTTTTGATGGCTTTGTTGGGGCAGACCCTGATAATCAACTTGCAATTAGAGTAATCAATGATCGTGTTTGGCAAAACCTGTTTGCAAGAAATTTGTTTATCCGTCCTACTGCATCAGAACTTGAAAACCATGAACCTGAATTTACCATTTTATGTATTAATGACTTTGTAGCAGTTCCTGAAGAAGACGGCACAAAATCTGATATTTTCATTTTGATTGATTTAACAAGAAAAATTGTTCTAATTGGAGGAACCGAATATGCTGGCGAGATGAAAAAGTCGATGTTTGGTGTAATGAATTTCATCCTACCTGACAGGGGTATTTTTCCAATGCATTGTTCTGCAAATATTGGAGAAAAAGGTGATACTGCATTATTTTTTGGATTATCTGGTACTGGGAAAACTACTCTTTCTGCAGATCCTCATAGAAAACTGATAGGGGATGATGAACATGGATGGTCTGATAATGGTACTTTTAATTTTGAAGGCGGATGTTATGCTAAATGTATAGATCTTAGTAAAGAAGCAGAACCTGAAATTTGGAATGCAATCAAACCAGGTGCTGTATTAGAAAATGTTGTTCTTAAGGATAATGTTCCTGATTTTGATGATAACAGTTTAACAGAAAATACACGAGTTGCTTATCCTTTGGATTTCATTCCTGGTGCAGTAATTCCAAGTGTAGGTGGCAATCCTAAGGTGATTGTATTCTTAACTGCAGATGCATTAGGTGTCTTACCTCCTGTATCTAGATTGACAAAGGAAGGCGCAATGTATCATTTCATGTCCGGATATACTAGTAAATTAGCTGGAACTGAAAGAGGAATTAAAGAACCAAAATCTGTTTTCTCTGAATGCTTTGGAGCACCATTTATGCCTAGGCCTGCTTCTGTTTATGCAAAACTCCTTGGTGAAAAAATTAATCAGCATAATACTGTAGTTTACCTCATTAACACTGGTTGGTCTGGTGGTCCATATGGGGTCGGAAAAAGAATTAAGATCAAATATAGTCGTGCTATGGTCACAGCAGCACTTACTGGAGCACTTGATATTGTAAAATATCGCCATGATGATCTCTTTAATCTTGACATTCCAACCGAAGTTGATGGTGTCCCCTCAGAAATTCTGGATCCAAAGAATACTTGGATTGACAAAGACTCGTATGATTTATCTGCAAAGAAATTGGCTCAAATGTTTATAGAAAACTTTGCAAAATTTGAAAATGTTTCACCAGAGATTATTAATGCTGGCCCAAAAATTTCTAAATAG
- a CDS encoding 50S ribosomal protein L11: MGEQKVSSLVTGGAASAGPPLGPALGPLGVNIMEVINAINEKTKDFEGMKVPVTVIVDSDTKKYEIEIGIPSAAALIMKEAGIQKGSGASGTEWAGDVTMDSILKVANTKIEKSYASSIKSVAKTIIGTCLALGVKVEGKTPKEITAEINEGKWDEKFK, encoded by the coding sequence ATGGGAGAACAAAAAGTATCATCACTTGTAACAGGAGGAGCAGCATCAGCAGGACCACCATTAGGACCTGCATTAGGACCTTTAGGAGTAAATATTATGGAAGTCATTAATGCAATTAATGAAAAAACTAAAGATTTTGAAGGAATGAAAGTTCCTGTAACAGTAATAGTTGACAGTGATACTAAAAAATATGAAATTGAAATTGGAATCCCATCTGCTGCTGCACTAATTATGAAAGAAGCAGGTATTCAGAAAGGTTCAGGTGCTTCAGGAACTGAATGGGCAGGCGATGTAACTATGGATTCAATTCTAAAAGTTGCAAATACCAAAATTGAAAAATCTTATGCTTCATCAATTAAATCAGTTGCAAAAACCATCATTGGAACATGTCTTGCATTAGGAGTCAAAGTAGAAGGAAAGACACCTAAAGAAATCACAGCAGAAATCAATGAAGGTAAATGGGATGAAAAATTCAAATAA
- a CDS encoding methylated-DNA--[protein]-cysteine S-methyltransferase produces the protein MNLEQKIYKKLLEVPKGQITTYGDLAKAVGLKNGQRVVGKIMNKNPYPVIVPCHRVVMSTGKIGGYAYGEHIKTKMLNDEGIEIHNGKIVDLKNRVYRF, from the coding sequence TTGAATCTTGAACAAAAAATATACAAAAAATTACTTGAAGTTCCTAAAGGCCAAATCACAACTTATGGAGATTTAGCAAAAGCAGTTGGTTTAAAAAATGGACAAAGAGTTGTTGGAAAAATTATGAACAAAAATCCCTATCCTGTAATTGTTCCATGTCATAGAGTTGTAATGTCTACTGGAAAAATTGGAGGTTATGCATATGGTGAACACATTAAGACTAAGATGCTAAACGATGAAGGAATTGAAATTCATAATGGGAAAATTGTGGATTTGAAAAATCGAGTTTATAGATTCTAA
- a CDS encoding transcription elongation factor Spt5, with product MSEEVKSHLFAIRTTGGQEKVVMRLLEAKANSNQINIQSVLLVDNLKGYVVIEAINPSDAYMAVEGVRHIRGQLRGELEFKDIEGYLIKKSTVSQLAVDNVVEITGGPFKGMKATITRIDVEKEEATVVLLDASYQLPVTVDANYLKLSSEA from the coding sequence TTGTCTGAGGAAGTTAAATCACATTTGTTTGCAATAAGAACCACTGGTGGCCAAGAAAAAGTGGTAATGCGATTATTAGAAGCAAAAGCTAATTCAAATCAAATTAACATTCAATCAGTTTTACTAGTTGATAATCTAAAAGGGTATGTCGTAATTGAAGCCATCAATCCAAGTGATGCATATATGGCAGTAGAAGGCGTTAGACATATTCGTGGACAATTAAGAGGAGAATTAGAATTCAAAGATATTGAAGGATATCTAATCAAAAAATCAACAGTTTCACAATTAGCAGTAGATAATGTAGTTGAAATTACAGGTGGTCCATTTAAGGGAATGAAAGCAACAATTACCAGAATAGATGTTGAAAAAGAAGAGGCCACAGTAGTGTTGTTAGATGCATCATATCAATTACCAGTAACAGTTGACGCCAATTATCTAAAATTATCTAGTGAGGCTTAG
- a CDS encoding 50S ribosomal protein L10: MHENRTTYPKRKAQMYQQLQELPKKYKVIALIKMKKVRSTQILPLRKILKEDVEFVSIKDKVAQKAFENLDIPGIKEIAKELTEQCMFMFTNMSPFKLNVLLAKNKIMMAARGGDIASVDILVPAKNTGIAPGPMLTEFKEAGIPTKIDQGTIWIAKDSTPVLKGQAINEKLASILGKLDIKPVEAGISLYSALEEGTTYASDELVIDVEKIRNEFAQAHQEAISLSIEAAYVTPDNITQILSKAVQSARSVSIKSGFMTDETKEQILQKANAQAKSLAGQAKDYTPA; this comes from the coding sequence TTGCATGAAAATAGAACCACTTATCCTAAAAGAAAAGCTCAGATGTATCAGCAATTACAAGAGTTACCAAAAAAGTACAAAGTAATTGCTTTAATCAAAATGAAAAAGGTACGTTCGACACAAATTTTACCATTAAGAAAAATTCTCAAAGAAGATGTTGAATTTGTAAGTATCAAAGACAAAGTTGCACAGAAAGCATTTGAGAATTTAGATATTCCAGGAATTAAAGAAATTGCAAAAGAATTGACAGAACAATGTATGTTCATGTTCACAAATATGTCCCCATTCAAACTCAATGTTCTTCTAGCCAAAAACAAAATCATGATGGCTGCAAGAGGAGGAGATATTGCTAGTGTAGATATCCTAGTTCCAGCTAAAAATACAGGAATTGCCCCAGGACCAATGCTAACAGAATTCAAAGAAGCAGGAATTCCAACTAAAATTGATCAAGGCACAATTTGGATTGCAAAAGACAGCACACCAGTACTAAAAGGACAAGCAATCAATGAAAAATTAGCATCAATTCTAGGAAAATTAGACATTAAACCAGTGGAAGCAGGCATTTCGCTTTATTCAGCATTAGAAGAAGGAACCACTTATGCATCAGATGAATTAGTAATTGATGTCGAGAAGATTAGAAATGAATTTGCTCAAGCACATCAAGAGGCAATTTCATTATCAATTGAAGCAGCATACGTTACTCCAGATAACATCACACAGATTCTCAGCAAGGCAGTACAATCCGCACGTTCAGTATCAATAAAGTCAGGATTTATGACAGATGAGACAAAAGAACAGATCTTACAAAAGGCAAATGCTCAGGCAAAATCTCTTGCAGGACAAGCAAAAGATTACACCCCTGCCTAG